The DNA sequence ATGGCGGCCAGCACGGCGCGGACCGACTCCTCGTCGGCGCCCTGCGGACCGGCCCGGTCGTCGGCGGGCCCGGTGCGGAAGATCTCCCGGTCCAGGTGTTCGGCCAGCGCCGCCGGGGTGGGGTGGTCGAAGACCACGGTGGTGGGCAGCTCGTGGCCGGTCGCGGCGATGAGCAGGTTGCGCAGCTCCACGGCGGTCAGCGAATCGAAGCCGAGGTCCAGGAATCCCCGGTCGGTCTCGATGACGTCGGTGGTGGCGTGGCCGAGCACCTTGGCGGCGTCCACCCGGACCATCTCCAGCAGCGCCGCGCCCCGCTCGTCGGCGGGCAGGGCGCGCAGGCCGGCGAGCAGGTCCCGGGCAGCCGGCACGTCCGGCGCCGCCTCGGACCCGGCGGTCAGCGCGCGTACGGCGGGCAGTCCGGCCAGCAGCGGGCTCGGCCGCAGGGCGCTGAACAGCGGGTGGAACGTCGCCCAGTCGACGTCGGCGACGGTGACGCAGTTGTCGCCGAGGGCCAGGGCGCGGCCGAGCGCGGCGATCGCCAGGTCCGGCGGCATCACCCGCAGTCCGCGACGCCGCAGCTGTTCGGGGGCGTCGTCGGTGAACATGCCGGACTCGGTCCACGGTCCCCAGGCCACCGAGGTGGCCGGCAGTCCCCGGCCGCGTCGCCGCTCGGCGAGGGCGTCGAGGAAGGCGTTGCCGGCGGCGTACGCCCCCTGCCCGCCACTGCCCCAGGTCGCGGCGATCGACGAGAAGAGCACGAACGCGTCCAGGTCGACGCCGTCGAGCAGCTCGTCCAGGTGCTCGGCGCCGGCCGTCTTGGGGGCGATCACGTAGGCGAGGTCCTCCAGCGTGGACTCGGCCAGCGGCACCACCTCGCTGACCCCGGCCGCGTGCACCACGGCGCGCAGCGGGGGGCCGTCCCGGCCGATGTCGTCGAGAAGGCCGGCCATCGCGTCGCGGTCGGCGGCGTCGCAGGGCGCGACGAGGCACGGCACTCCCAGCGCCTCGATCTCGGCCCGCAGTTCGACGGCACCGGGGGTGTCGACGCCCCGGCGGCTGGTCAGCACGATCCGCTCGGCGCCACCGGCGGCGACCCAGCGGGCCACGTGGCCGCCGAGCGCGCCGACGCCGCCGGTGATCAGCACGGTGCCGCGCGGCTGCCACGGCCGCCCGTCGGCGCTCGCCGCGGCCGGCGCGAGCCGTCGGGCCAGGACGCCGTCCTCCCGGATGGCGAGCTGGTCCTCGCCGCCGCCCCCGGCGAGGATGCCGACCAGCCGCGTGGCGGCCGGGTCGTCGATGGTCGCCGGCAGGTCGACCAGCCCCGCCCAGCGGGTGGGCTGTTCCAGGGCCGCCACCCGGCCGAGTCCCCAGAGCATCGCCTGGCGGGGCGCGGTCGGCACGTCGGCGGTGCCGGTCGACACCGCGCCCCGGGTCACGGCCCAGAACCGGGCCGGCACGTCCAGGTCGGTGAGGAGCTGGAGCAGCAGCACGGTGGCGGCCACGCCACGGGTCAGCGCCGGATACTCCTCGTGCGGGGTGTCGTCCAACCCGAGGAAGGAGAGCAGCGAGACAGGCGTACCGGAGGGCACGTCGGCCGCCGCGTCCCGCAGCATCTCGACGAGCAGGTCCGGGTCGCCGTCGGTGTCCACCGGCAACGGGACGACGTCCGCGCCGAGACCCCGGGTCCAGGCGACCAGTTCGTCGGCCCGGCCGGCGGGTACGGCGACCAGCCAGCGCCCGGGCGCCCCGACGGCCGGCCGCGCGGCGACGGCCTCCCACGTCACGCGGTAGCGGGCACCGTCGACCAGCTCGCGTTGCCGGCCCCGCCGCCGCCAGGCGGACAGGGCGGGCAGCACGGCGGCGAACGGCTGGTCCCGGTCGACGTCGAGGTCCCGGGCCAGGGACTCCAGGTCCCCGGCCTCCACGGCCGCCCAGAACCGGCGGTCGACCTCCGTGGTCTCCGCGGCCTCCGGGCGCTCCCAGGAGACCGGCTGCGGCCAGAACCGCTGCCGGTCGAAGGCGTACGTCGGCAGGTCGACCCGCCGGGTGCCCGTGCCTGCGAAGAACCGGGCCCAGTCCGGGGAGACCCCGTGGGTGTGCAGCCCGGCAAGGGCCCGGAGCAGCGTCGCCGCCTCCGGGCGTTCCCGGCGCAGCACCGCCACGGTCAGCGGGGCGCGGGCCGGCGTACCCGTGCCGTCGGCCTCGAGGACGGCCTGGGTGAGGGTGGTGAGCACACTGTCCGGGCCGATCTCCACGAACCCCGTGACGCCCTGGTCGCGCAGGGTCCGTACGCCGTCGGCGAACCGGACGGCGTCCCGGACGTGCCGGACCCAGTAGCCGGGGGTGCCCAGTTCCGCCCCGGCGACCGTCCCGGTGAGGGTGGAGACGACGGGGATCCGCGGCGCCCGGTAGGCGAGGCCGGCGGCGACGGCGGCGAACCCGTCCAGCATCGGGTCCATCAGCGGGCTGTGGAAGGCGTGGCTGACCGGCAGCCGCTTCACGCGTACGCCACGGGCCCGCCACTCGTCGGCGACCTGGTCGACGACGTCGGCGACGCCGGAGACGACCGTGGCGGCGGGTCCGTTGACGGCGGCGACGGCGACCTGCCCGGTCCGGCCGGCCAACGACGCCTCGACGTCGGCCTCGCCGGCGGCGACGGAGAGCATGGCGCCGCCGGCCGGCAGGTCCTGCATGAGCCGGCCCCGGGCGGCGACCAGCTCGGCGGCGTCGGCGAGGTCGAACACCCCGGCGACGTGGGCGGCGGCGAGTTCGCCGATCGAGTGCCCGGCCACCAGGTCCGGAGCGACCCCCCAGCTCTCCAGCAAGCGGTACAGCGCCACCTCGACGGCGAAGAGGCCGGTCTGGGTGAACAGGGTCTGGTCGAGCAGTTTCGCCTCCGGCGTGCCGGGGTCGGCGAACAGGACCGGCCGCAGCGGCCGCGGCAGGTACGCGTCGAGGTGGGCGCAGACCTCGTCGAGCGCCTCGGCGAACGCCGGGGAGGCGGCGTACAGCTCGCGACCCATGCCGGCGCGTTGCGCGCCCTGACCGGAGAAGAGGAACGCGGTCCTGGACCGGGGTGCCACGGAACCGGTGACCAGGTGCGGCGAGGTGTCGCCGGCGGCGAGAGCGGCCAGCCCGGCACGCAGTGTCGCCGGGTCGGCGGCGAGCACCACGGCGCGGTGCTCCAGGGCGGCGCGGGTGACCACGGACGACCAGCCGGCATCGACCAGCGGCGGCGCGTCGGGGCCGGTCAGCTCGTCGGCCCACCGGGCGGCCTGCGCGGTCAGTGCGGGGCCGCTGCGGGCGGAGAGCAGCACCGGCACCACGGGCGGCGTGGCACCGGCGTCGGGCGCGGGCGGGACGGACGGTTCGGGCGCCTGCTCCAGGATGGTGTGCGCGTTGGTGCCGCTGATCCCGAAGGACGACACCGCGCCCCGCCGTGGCCGGTCGGTCGCCGGCCAGGCCCGGCCCTCGCGCAGCAGTTCCACCGCCCCGGCCGTCCAGTCGACCTCCCGGGTGGGTTCGTCGACGTGGAGGGTCTCCGGCAGGAACCCGTGCCGCAGCGCCAGCACCATCTTGATCACCCCGGCCACACCGGCGGCGGCCTGGGTGTGGCCGATGTTCGACTTCACCGAGCCGAGCAGCAGCGGCCGGTCCGCCGGCCGGTCCTGGCCGTACGTGGCGAGCAGCGCCTGCGCCTCGATCGGGTCGCCGAGGCGGGTGCCGGTGCCGTGCGCCTCGACCGCGTCCACGTCGGCCGGGCCGAGTCCCGCGCTGGCCAGGGCGTGCCGGATGACCCGCTGTTGGGCGGGGCCGTTGGGGGCGGTCAGGCCGTTGCTGGCGCCGTCCTGGTTGACCGCGCTGCCCCGGACCACCGCGAGGATCGGGTGGCCGTTGCGCTGGGCGTCGCTGAGCCGCTCGACCAGCAGCAGGCCCAGCCCTTCGCCCCAGCTGGTGCCGTCGGCGGCCGAGGCGAAGGCCTTGCACCGGCTGTCCGGGGCCAGGCCGCGCTGGCGGCTGAAGCCGACGAAGACGCCGGGGGTGGACATCACCGTGACCCCGCCGACCAGGGCGAGGTCGCACTCGCCGGCGCGCAGCGCCTGGCCGGCCCAGTGCAGCGCGACCAGCGACGACGAGCAGGCGGTGTCCACCGACACGGCCGGTCCCTCGAGCCCGAGCGTGTACGACACCCGTCCGGACAGGACGCTCGCGGCGTTGCCGGTCATCAGGTGGCCCTCGGCGCCCTCGGCGCTGAACATCAGGTTGCGGTAGTCCTGGTAGTTGGTGCCGATGAACACCCCGGTGGCGCTGCCCCGCAGGTCGAGCGGGTTGATCCCGGCCCGCTCGACCGTTTCCCAGGACGCCTCCAGCAACAGCCGCTGCTGCGGATCCATCGCGAGGGCCTCGCGGGGGCTGATGCCGAACAGGACGGGGTCGAAGTCGGCGACCCCGGGGACGAAGCCGCCCTCCCGGGCGTAGCTGGTGCCCTCGTTCTCCGGGTCGGCGTCGAAGAGCCGGTCGAGGTCCCAGCCCCGGTCGGTGGGGAACTCCCCGATCGCGTCGCCGCCGCCGGCGAGCAGTTGCCAGAACTGCTCCGGGGTGTCGGCACCGCCCGGGAACCGGCAGCTCATCGCGACGATGGCGAGCGGCTCGTCGGCCGCACCGGCGGGCCGGGCGACCGGCTCGGGTACCGCTACGGCGGCTGCCCCGGTGAGCAGCCCGTCGAGGTGGCCGGCGAGCAGGGTCGGGCTCGGGTAGTCGAAGGCGAGGGTGGCGGGCAGCCGCAGGTCGGTCGCGGCGGCGAGGAGGTTGCGCAGGTCGACCGCGGTCAGCGAGTCCAGGCCCAGCTCACGCAACGGCCGGTCGGCGGGGATGTCGGCGCCGCCGGCGTAGCCGAGCGCGGTCGCGGCGCACTCCCGGACCAGGTCCAGCAGTGCCGCGGCGCGTTCCGCGGGCGGCAACCCGGCAAGCCGCGACGCGGCCCCCGACGGTGCCGCGTCCCTGGTCGCCGGCTCGGCCGGCCGGCTGGCCGCCTCGCGTACCTCGGCCAGGTCGGCGAGCAGCGGGCTGGGCCGTACGACCGTGAACGCGCCGGCGAACCGGGGCCAGTCGACGTCGGCGACGACCGTGGTGGTGTCGCCGCGCAGCAGGGCCCGTTCGAGGGCCGTCACGGCCAGGTCGGGTGCCATCGCGACCATGCCGCCCCGGCGCAGCCGCTGCTGGGCGCGCTCGTTCTCGGCGGGCAGGCCGGCACCGCTCCACGCGCCCCAGGCCACCGACAGGGCCGGCCGGCCCGCCGACCGGCGCCGCTCGGCCAGGGCGTCGAGGTAGGCGTTCGCCGCCCCGTACCCGCCCTGTCCGGCGTTGCCGGAGGTGCCGGCGAAGGAGGAGAAGAGTACGAACGCGTCGAGGTCGAGATCGCGGGTCAGCTCGTCCAGGTGCGACGCGGCGACGCACTTGGGCGCGGCGACGGTGTGCAGCCGCTCGGGGGTGAGCGTGTCGACGATGCCGTCGTCGAGGACGGCGGCGGTGTGCAGCACGGCGGTCAGCGGGTGCTCGGCCGGCACCTCGGCCAGCAGTCGGGCCAGCTCGTCGCGGTCGGTGACGTCGCAGCGGGCCAGGGTGACCTGTGCGCCGAGGCCGCCCAGCTCGGCGGCGAGCGCGTCGGCGCCGGGCGCCTCGGGGCCGCGCCGGCTGGCCAGGACGACGTGTGCGGCGCCACGGCGGGCCGCCCAGCGTGCGACATGGCCACCGAGTCCCCCGGTGCCACCGGTGATCAGCACGGTCCCGCGCATCCGCCAGCCCTCGGCCGCTTCCGCGTCCGCCGCCTCGCCGGTGGGGCGGGCCCGGTCGGCGAGGCGGAGTTCGTGGGCGGGGATGCGGGTGAGGCGTCGGACGAGGACGCCGTGGTCGCGGATGGCGACCTGGTCCTCACCGGTGCCACCGAGTACGGCGCACAGCGCGGCGCCGGTCCGGTCGTCGAGGTCGGCGGGCAGGTCGATCAGGCCGCCCCAGCGTCCGGGGTGTTCCAGGGCGACCGCGCGGCCGAGCCCCCAGACGGCGGCCTGGGCGGGGCGGGGCGGCCCGTCGTCGGCGTGGACGGCGACGGCGTGGCGGGTGACGCACCACAGTGGCGCCTCCTCGCCGAGCAGGCCGAGGGCCTGCACCAGCGCGGCGGTGCCCCAGGTGGCGAGGGTGGTCGCCGGGTGTTCGGGGTGTGTCCGGTCGTCGACGGCGAGCAGGGACAGGACCAGGCTGGCGCCGCCGTCGGGACGGGCGGCGCGGAGCAAATCGGCCAGTGCCGGCACGTCGTCGGTCGTCTCGACCTCGACGGGTACGACGGTGGCGCCGACGGTGTCGAGCGAGCGGAGCACGCCGGTGACGAACGGGTCGTCGCGCCGGCCGGCGGGCAGGGGCACGAGCCAGGTGCCCTCGGGTCGGGGCAGGGGCAGGTCAGGCAGGGCCGTCCAGGCGATCCGGTAGCACCACCGGTCGACGTCGGGGGTGCCGGACGACTGCTCGGTGAGGAAGGTGGGTGCCGAGGGCCAGTACCGGCGGTGGTCGAACGCGTACGTCGGCAGCTCCGTCACCGCCGCCGGCGCCAACACCGCCGTCAAATCAACCGGCAGACCGACCGTGTACGCCGTCGCCAGGCTGGTCAACAACCGGGTCGGATCGTCCTCACCCCGACGCAACGTCCCCAACACATGCCCGGCAGTGTCCAGATCGTCCAGGATCGCGGTCACCGGCATCCCCAACACCGAATGCGGAGACACCTCCACAAACGTCGAATGCCCCGCCCGATCGCGACCCGGACCGCGGTGTCGAACAACACCGGCCGCCGCAGATTCTCATACCAGTAATCCGCACCCATCGACCCCGGATCCACCCAGTCACCGGTCAACGTCGACACCAACCGCACCCCACCGATCCGCGGCGCGACACCCGCCAGATCCGTCCGCAACTGCTCGGCGACCTGCTGCACCGCCGGCGAATGCGACGCATAATCCACCGGAATCACCCGGGCCCGCACACCGTCGGCCTGACACGCCGCGACCAGACCCGCGACCGGCCCCGGCGGACCCGACACCACCACCGTCGACGGGCCGTTCACCGCCGCCACACCCACGCCCGGGAACTGGTCCAGACGAGCCGACACCTGCTCGACCGACAGATCCACCGACGCCATCGCACCCGAACCCGCCAACACCGCCAACGCCCGCGACCGCAACGCCACCGTCTTCGCCGCATCCTCCAAACTCAGAATCCCCGCCACACACGCCGCCGCGATCTCACCCTGCGAATGCCCGATCACGGCACGCGGAACCACACCCGCCTGCTTCCACACCGCGGCCAGAGCAACCCCGACCGCGAACAACACCGGCTGGACCACCTCCACCCGCCCCAACCACGACTGGTCGTCACCGGTCAACACCGACACCAGATCCACATCCACCCACGGCGCCAACACCCGCTGACAATCAGCCAACACCTCGTCGAACACCGCACACGAACCAACCAGACCCGACGCCATCCCCACCGACTGCGCACCCTGACCCGGAAACACGAAAACCGGACCAGCACCACCATCGACCGCGACCCCGGACACCGCATTCCCCGCCGGCACACCACCGGCGACCGCGTCCAGCCCCGCCAGCAACTCCCCGACACCACCACCCACCACCACCGCCCGGTGATCGAACACCGACCGGGCCGACACCAACGACCACGCCACCTCCGCCGGATCCACCCCACCACGACCACGGACGAACTCCGCCAACCGGGCCGCCTGACCCGCCAGCGCACCCCTGGACCGCGCCGACACCGACCACAGCAGCGGACCGGAGACCAGCCCGGGCTCCGATCGCGACGCGGCGTCGCCCGGCTGGTCGGTCTCCGCCTCGGCGGCCGGCTCCTCGATGATCACGTGGGCGTTGGTGCCGGAGATGCCGAACGATGAGACGCCCGCCCGGCGGGGCCGGTCCACCGCCGGCCACGGCCGCCCCTCGGTCACCAGCTCCACGTCACCGGCCGACCAGTCGATGTGCGGGGACGGCTCGTCGACGTGCAGCGACGCCGGCACCAGGCCGTGCCGCATCGCCAGCACCACCTTGATCACCCCGGCCACCCCGGCCGCGGCCTGGGCATGGCCGATGTTCGACTTCACCGACCCCAACAGCAGCGGTTGGCCCACCGGCCGGTCCTGGCCGTACGTCGCCAGCAGCGCCTGCGCCTCGATCGGATCACCGAGAGTGGTGCCGGTGCCGTGCGCCTCCACCACGTCCACATCCGCCACCGACAACCGCGCCGACGCCAACGCCTGCCGGATCACCCGCTGCTGCGACGGGCCGTTCGGCGCCGTCAACCCGTTCGACGCACCGTCCTGGTTGACCGCACTACCCCGCACCACCGCGAGCACCCGGTGACCGTTACGCCGGGCGTCCGACAGCCGCTCCACCAGCAGCATGCCCACGCCCTCGGAGAAACCGGCCCCGTCCGCGGACGCGGCGAACGACTTGCACCGGCCGTCCGGGGAGAGGGCCCGCTGCCGGCTCGACCCGACGAACAGCCCCGGGGTGGCCATGACGGTCACCCCGCCGGCCAGCGCCAGGTCGCACTCGCCGGCCCGGAGCGCCTGGACGGCCAGGTGCAGTGCGACCAGCGACGAGGAGCACGCCGTGTCGATCGACACCGCCGGCCCCTCCAGGCCCAGGGTGTACGACACCCGACCCGACACGACCGCCGCCGCGCCGCCGGTCATCGAGTGCCCGTCGTCGCCGTCCGGCGACATCATCAGCAGGGTCCCGTAGTCCTGCCCGTTGGTGCCGACGAACACCCCGGTACGGCTGCCGCGCAGCGACGCCGGATCCATCCCGGCCGCCTCGATCGCCTCCCAGGACGTCTCGAGCAGCAGCCGCTGCTGCGGGTCCATGCTCAGCGCCTCGCGGGGCGAGATGCCGAAGAAGGCCGCGTCGAAGTCCACGGCGCCCTCGACGAACCCGCCCTCCCGCGCGTACGAGGTGCCGGGCCGGTCGGGGTCGGGGTCGTAGAGCCGGTCGAGGTCCCAGCCCCGGTCGTCCGGGAACGGGGTGACGGCGTCGCGGGCGTCGCGCAGCACCTCCCACAGCTCGTCGGGGTTGCTGATCCCTCCCGGCAGGCGACAACTCATCGCGACGATCGCGACCGGCTCCAGTTCCTGGGACTGCGCCTCGCTCAGCCGGCGGCGGGTGTCGTGGAGATCAGCCATTACCCGCTTGAGGTAGTCGCGCAGCTTGTCTTCATTGGCCATTGGATTGCCGCTTCCTCGCGGAGGTGTCGGGGAGGTCCGGGATCGGGAGGTCAGGAGATACCGAGGTCCCTGTCCACCATCGCGAACAGTTCGTCGTCGCTGGCGGTGTCGAGATGCCGGCCGAGGTAGCCGTCGGTGTCACCGCCGGTGTCCTGGCCGAGCCGGGTGAGCATGGCCTGCAGGCGTACGGCCGCGCGCATGCGGGCCCCCTCGTCGGCGACGATGACGTCGAGGCCGTCGGCGATCCGGTCGAGGTCGTCGAGCAGGACGGTGGGGCTGACGACGTCGTCCTGTGCCACCTCGGCGTAGAGGTATTCGGCCAGGGTGGTCGGCGTCGGATAGTCGAAGACCAAGGTCACCGGCAACGCCACCCCGGTGATGGTGCCGAGCCGGTTGCGCAGTTCGACCGCGGTGACCGAGTCGAAGCCCAGTTCCCGGAACGCCCGGTGGTCGTCGACCGCATCGGCGGACGGGTAGTTGAGCACCGAGGCGACCTGGCCGCGGACGAGGTCCAGCAGCACGGTGAGCCGATCCGCGGCGGGCAGGCCGGCCAGCCGCTCCTGGAGGCCGTTCGGGGAATCCCCGACGTCGGTGGTGACCTGCCGCTCGGAGGCCTGGAGGCGTCGTACGTCGGGCAGGTCGGCGATGAGGGGGGCGGACCGGGTCGCGGTGAACGCGACGTAGAACCGTTCCCAGGCGATGTCCGCGATGGTGAGGGCCGCGTCGCCGTGCTCCAGGGCCTGCTGGAGGGCTGAGATGGCCGCGTCCGGTGCCATCTCCGTCACGCCGTGGCGGTGCAGGACGTCGCCGAGCGGCCCGTCGGCCATGCCACCGCCCGCCCAGGCGCCCCAGGCGACCGAGATGGCCGGCA is a window from the Polymorphospora rubra genome containing:
- a CDS encoding type I polyketide synthase: MTAILDDLDTAGHVLGTLRRGEDDPTRLLTSLATAYTVGLPVDLTAVLAPAAVTELPTYAFDHRRYWPSAPTFLTEQSSGTPDVDRWCYRIAWTALPDLPLPRPEGTWLVPLPAGRRDDPFVTGVLRSLDTVGATVVPVEVETTDDVPALADLLRAARPDGGASLVLSLLAVDDRTHPEHPATTLATWGTAALVQALGLLGEEAPLWCVTRHAVAVHADDGPPRPAQAAVWGLGRAVALEHPGRWGGLIDLPADLDDRTGAALCAVLGGTGEDQVAIRDHGVLVRRLTRIPAHELRLADRARPTGEAADAEAAEGWRMRGTVLITGGTGGLGGHVARWAARRGAAHVVLASRRGPEAPGADALAAELGGLGAQVTLARCDVTDRDELARLLAEVPAEHPLTAVLHTAAVLDDGIVDTLTPERLHTVAAPKCVAASHLDELTRDLDLDAFVLFSSFAGTSGNAGQGGYGAANAYLDALAERRRSAGRPALSVAWGAWSGAGLPAENERAQQRLRRGGMVAMAPDLAVTALERALLRGDTTTVVADVDWPRFAGAFTVVRPSPLLADLAEVREAASRPAEPATRDAAPSGAASRLAGLPPAERAAALLDLVRECAATALGYAGGADIPADRPLRELGLDSLTAVDLRNLLAAATDLRLPATLAFDYPSPTLLAGHLDGLLTGAAAVAVPEPVARPAGAADEPLAIVAMSCRFPGGADTPEQFWQLLAGGGDAIGEFPTDRGWDLDRLFDADPENEGTSYAREGGFVPGVADFDPVLFGISPREALAMDPQQRLLLEASWETVERAGINPLDLRGSATGVFIGTNYQDYRNLMFSAEGAEGHLMTGNAASVLSGRVSYTLGLEGPAVSVDTACSSSLVALHWAGQALRAGECDLALVGGVTVMSTPGVFVGFSRQRGLAPDSRCKAFASAADGTSWGEGLGLLLVERLSDAQRNGHPILAVVRGSAVNQDGASNGLTAPNGPAQQRVIRHALASAGLGPADVDAVEAHGTGTRLGDPIEAQALLATYGQDRPADRPLLLGSVKSNIGHTQAAAGVAGVIKMVLALRHGFLPETLHVDEPTREVDWTAGAVELLREGRAWPATDRPRRGAVSSFGISGTNAHTILEQAPEPSVPPAPDAGATPPVVPVLLSARSGPALTAQAARWADELTGPDAPPLVDAGWSSVVTRAALEHRAVVLAADPATLRAGLAALAAGDTSPHLVTGSVAPRSRTAFLFSGQGAQRAGMGRELYAASPAFAEALDEVCAHLDAYLPRPLRPVLFADPGTPEAKLLDQTLFTQTGLFAVEVALYRLLESWGVAPDLVAGHSIGELAAAHVAGVFDLADAAELVAARGRLMQDLPAGGAMLSVAAGEADVEASLAGRTGQVAVAAVNGPAATVVSGVADVVDQVADEWRARGVRVKRLPVSHAFHSPLMDPMLDGFAAVAAGLAYRAPRIPVVSTLTGTVAGAELGTPGYWVRHVRDAVRFADGVRTLRDQGVTGFVEIGPDSVLTTLTQAVLEADGTGTPARAPLTVAVLRRERPEAATLLRALAGLHTHGVSPDWARFFAGTGTRRVDLPTYAFDRQRFWPQPVSWERPEAAETTEVDRRFWAAVEAGDLESLARDLDVDRDQPFAAVLPALSAWRRRGRQRELVDGARYRVTWEAVAARPAVGAPGRWLVAVPAGRADELVAWTRGLGADVVPLPVDTDGDPDLLVEMLRDAAADVPSGTPVSLLSFLGLDDTPHEEYPALTRGVAATVLLLQLLTDLDVPARFWAVTRGAVSTGTADVPTAPRQAMLWGLGRVAALEQPTRWAGLVDLPATIDDPAATRLVGILAGGGGEDQLAIREDGVLARRLAPAAASADGRPWQPRGTVLITGGVGALGGHVARWVAAGGAERIVLTSRRGVDTPGAVELRAEIEALGVPCLVAPCDAADRDAMAGLLDDIGRDGPPLRAVVHAAGVSEVVPLAESTLEDLAYVIAPKTAGAEHLDELLDGVDLDAFVLFSSIAATWGSGGQGAYAAGNAFLDALAERRRGRGLPATSVAWGPWTESGMFTDDAPEQLRRRGLRVMPPDLAIAALGRALALGDNCVTVADVDWATFHPLFSALRPSPLLAGLPAVRALTAGSEAAPDVPAARDLLAGLRALPADERGAALLEMVRVDAAKVLGHATTDVIETDRGFLDLGFDSLTAVELRNLLIAATGHELPTTVVFDHPTPAALAEHLDREIFRTGPADDRAGPQGADEESVRAVLAAIPLDELRRAGLLDPLLRLAAPVATAAPATVPDPGAQLEINELDVADLVRLALEGSDS
- a CDS encoding type I polyketide synthase, with translation MTSRSRTSPTPPRGSGNPMANEDKLRDYLKRVMADLHDTRRRLSEAQSQELEPVAIVAMSCRLPGGISNPDELWEVLRDARDAVTPFPDDRGWDLDRLYDPDPDRPGTSYAREGGFVEGAVDFDAAFFGISPREALSMDPQQRLLLETSWEAIEAAGMDPASLRGSRTGVFVGTNGQDYGTLLMMSPDGDDGHSMTGGAAAVVSGRVSYTLGLEGPAVSIDTACSSSLVALHLAVQALRAGECDLALAGGVTVMATPGLFVGSSRQRALSPDGRCKSFAASADGAGFSEGVGMLLVERLSDARRNGHRVLAVVRGSAVNQDGASNGLTAPNGPSQQRVIRQALASARLSVADVDVVEAHGTGTTLGDPIEAQALLATYGQDRPVGQPLLLGSVKSNIGHAQAAAGVAGVIKVVLAMRHGLVPASLHVDEPSPHIDWSAGDVELVTEGRPWPAVDRPRRAGVSSFGISGTNAHVIIEEPAAEAETDQPGDAASRSEPGLVSGPLLWSVSARSRGALAGQAARLAEFVRGRGGVDPAEVAWSLVSARSVFDHRAVVVGGGVGELLAGLDAVAGGVPAGNAVSGVAVDGGAGPVFVFPGQGAQSVGMASGLVGSCAVFDEVLADCQRVLAPWVDVDLVSVLTGDDQSWLGRVEVVQPVLFAVGVALAAVWKQAGVVPRAVIGHSQGEIAAACVAGILSLEDAAKTVALRSRALAVLAGSGAMASVDLSVEQVSARLDQFPGVGVAAVNGPSTVVVSGPPGPVAGLVAACQADGVRARVIPVDYASHSPAVQQVAEQLRTDLAGVAPRIGGVRLVSTLTGDWVDPGSMGADYWYENLRRPVLFDTAVRVAIGRGIRRLWRCLRIRCWGCR